The following are from one region of the Fusarium keratoplasticum isolate Fu6.1 chromosome 4, whole genome shotgun sequence genome:
- a CDS encoding UPF0029 domain-containing protein: MSSKRLAQTVLPKSQWTPSKPITESKSTFVAHVAPVTSPSQAQLCVQSLLDSDKRIRNATHNITAWRIRDGGSGIQHADDDGETAAAARLMQLMQAMDLWDAAVVVTRWYGGVQLGSKRFRLITAVARDAFVRAGMAEGKEKEGKTKGKKKK, encoded by the coding sequence ATGTCCTCAAAGCGACTGGCGCAGACAGTTCTGCCTAAATCTCAATGGACACCCTCCAAGCCCATCACAGAGTCCAAGTCTACGTTTGTCGCCCACGTCGCCCCCGTGACGAGCCCCTCCCAGGCCCAGCTGTGCGTGCAGTCGCTGCTCGACTCGGACAAGCGCATCCGTAACGCGACGCACAACATCACGGCGTGGCGTATAAGGGACGGAGGCTCGGGCATCCAGCatgccgacgatgatggcgagacgGCGGCCGCGGCCCGGCTGATGCAGTTGATGCAGGCTATGGACCTCTGGGACgcggccgtcgtcgtcacgCGGTGGTATGGTGGTGTGCAGTTGGGGTCCAAGAGATTCAGGCTGATCACCGCGGTGGCGAGGGACGCATTTGTGCGGGCCGGTATGGCTGagggaaaggagaaggaaggcaagacgaaagggaagaagaagaagtga
- a CDS encoding T-complex protein 1 subunit gamma, producing MQAPVVVMNTNSGERQTGRKAQLSNIAAAKTVADIIRSCLGPKAMLKMLLDPMGGIVLTNDGHAILREIEVSHPAAKSMIELSRTQDEEVGDGTTTVIILAGEILAQALPQLDRNIHPVVIISAFKRALKDALEIIEEISLPIDVDDDKAMYQLISSSIGTKFVSRWMDLMCDLALKAVRTVTWEAGNGKTEVDIKRYARVEKVPGGEIEDSKVLDGLMLNKDITHPKMRRRIENPRIVLLDCPLEYKKGESQTNIEITKEDDWNRILQIEEEQVKAMCEAIISVNPDLVITEKGVSDLAQHYFMKANITALRRVRKTDNNRIARATGATIVNRVEDLQDSDVGTRCGLFEIEKIGDEYFTFLTKCQDPKACTILLRGPSKDVLNEIERNLQDAMGVARNVMFHPRLSPGGGATEMAVSVRLGQLAKSIEGVQQWPYKAVADALEVIPRTLVQNAGKSPVRVLTDLRAKQAEGKSSWGVNGDTGAIADMKEYGVWEPQAIKLQSIKTAIEAACLLLRVDDICSAKKAQQVGAPGGGGEE from the exons ATGCAGGCTCCCGTAGTGGTTATGA ACACCAACAGTGGTGAGAGGCAGACTGGCCGTAAAGCTCAGCTGTCCAACATCGCCGCTGCCAAGAC TGTCGCCGACATTATTCGATCATGCCTGGGCCCCAAGGCCATGCTCAAGATGCTGCTCGACCCCATGGGCGGCATCGTCCTCACAAACGACGGCCATGCTATCCTCCGAGAGATCGAGGTCTCCCACCCCGCCGCCAAGAGCATGATCGAGCTCAGCCGGACACAAGACGAGGAGGTCGGCGACGGAACTACAACCGTCATCATCCTAG CCGGTGAGATTCTGGCACAAGCTCTGCCCCAGCTCGACCGCAACATCCAccccgtcgtcatcatctctgCCTTCAAGCGCGCCCTAAAAGACGccctcgagatcatcgaggagATCTCCCTGCCAAtcgacgtcgacgacgacaaggccatgtACCAGCTCATCTCGTCTTCTATCGGCACCAAGTTCGTTTCGCGATGGATGGACCTGATGTGTGACCTCGCCCTCAAGGCGGTCCGGACGGTGACGTGGGAGgctggcaatggcaagaccGAGGTCGACATCAAGCGATATGCCCGAGTGGAGAAGGTTCCCGGCGGCGAGATTGAGGACAGCAAGGTCCTCGACGGTCTCATGCTCAACAAGGACATCACACACCCCAAGATGCGCCGGCGCATTGAGAACCCCCGAATCGTTCTCCTCGACTGCCCCCTCGAGTACAAGAAGGGCGAGTCCCAGACCAACATTGAGATTACCAAGGAGGACGACTGGAACCGTATTCTGcagatcgaggaggagcaggtcaaggccatgtgCGAGGCTATTATCTCTGTGAACCCTGATCTCGTCATCACCGAGAAGGGAGTGTCTG ACCTCGCCCAGCACTACTTCATGAAGGCCAACATCACAGCTCTCCGCCGAGTCCGAAAGACCGACAACAACAGAATAGCTCGTGCCACCGGCGCCACAATCGTTAACCGAGTAGAGGATCTCCAGGATTCGGATGTTGGCACCCGATGCGGTCTGTttgagattgagaagatTGGCGACGAGTACTTTACCTTCCTTACCAAGTGCCAGGACCCCAAGGCCTGCACCATCCTTCTCCGCGGCCCCTCCAAGGACGTGCTCAACGAGATTGAGCGAAACCTGCAAGATGCCATGGGCGTTGCACGCAATGTCATGTTCCACCCTCGGTTATCGCCGGGTGGTGGCGCCACAGAGATGGCTGTCTCTGTGAGGTTGGGCCAGCTGGCCAAGAGCATCGAGGGTGTGCAGCAGTGGCCCTACAAGGCCGTGGCagatgccctcgaggttATCCCTCGAACTCTGGTGCAGAACGCTGGCAAGAGCCCCGTCCGCGTGTTGACAGATCTGCGAGCCAAGCAGGCCGAGGGCAAGAGCTCTTGGGGTGTCAACGGCGACACTGGTGCCATTGCGGATATGAAGGAGTATGGAGTCTGGGAGCCCCAGGCTATCAAGCTGCAGAGCATCAAGACCGCCATTGAG GCTGCCTGCCTTCTCCTCCGAGTAGATGACATCTGCagtgccaagaaggcccagcAGGTTGGCGCTCCCGGCGGCGGTGGCGAGGAGTAG